AGCCACGAGAACAAGAAAGCAGCAGCACCACCGCGCGGATCTGACCTCCAACTCCAAGCAACGAGCCCCAAGGCCGGAAggaggcagcaggcagcagcagagCAGGCAAGCCATGGCGGTGGACCTGATGTCCTGCGGCGGCGGGGCCGGGGCGTACGAGCAGCTGGCGTTccaggaggcggccgcggcggggctCCGCAGCCTGGAGCTGCTGGCTTCCTCGCTGTCGTCCCCGTGCGCCGCGGGGCAGCGGGCGGAGTCGCCGCCGCTCGGGCAGATCGCGGACCAGGCGGTGTCCCGGTTCCGCCGGGTCATCAATCTGCTGGACCGCACGGGGCACGCACGGTTCCGCCGCGagcccgccgtcgccgtcgccgcggtGGTGGAGCCGCAGCCGCCGCAGAAGAAGGCCCTGCTGACGCTGGACTTCACCAAGCCGGTTCCGGTTCCGGTCCCGgtcccggcggcggcgccggccgtGTCCGGGACCTCGACCTCGTTCCTGTCGTCCGTGACCGCGGGCGGCGGCGAAGGGAGCGTGTCCAAGGGCTGCAGCCTCGCCGTGTCCTCCGGCAAGCCTCCCCTCCCGAAGCGCAAGCTCCCGTGCccttcctccaccgccgccgccgccgctccccagCAGGcgcagcagcaccagcaccagcaccagcatccCACGGagtccgccggcgccggcgggcgTTGCCACTGCTCCAAGAAGAAGCGGAGCCGGCAGGGTGTGTCCCGGCGCACGGTGCGCGTGCCCGCGGCCGCGGCGCCGGGGTCCCACGTGCCGGCGTCGTCGGACATCCCCGGCGACGACTACTCGTGGCGCAAGTACGGGCAGAAGCCCATCAAGGGGTCCCCCTACCCGCGCGGCTACTACCGGTGCAGCAGCGCCAAGGGCTGCCCCGCGCGGAAGCACGTGGAGCGCGCCGCCGACGACCCGGCCATGCTCGTCGTCACCTACGAGGGCGACCACCGCCACGACGCCGCCGGCGCCGTCCGCTCCCGCGCGGCCTGAATGAAGATCGTTTGCTTGCCGTCGGGAGCAGCTGTAGTCAATCatcagtactagtagtagtagtccGCTCTTGTTTGATTTGTTCTTTGGATTAATTAGTGGCAGATCTCTCAAGCTTTGCTTCTGTAAATAAAGAAATTAAGGAGCTTCTAAACTTGAATTCGCCATGAATTCTCTCCAAGCTTATTAcagatttatatatatatatattctataatTACTACGCGTGAATTTCTCAGGAAT
The DNA window shown above is from Miscanthus floridulus cultivar M001 unplaced genomic scaffold, ASM1932011v1 fs_551_1_2, whole genome shotgun sequence and carries:
- the LOC136532236 gene encoding WRKY transcription factor WRKY51-like, producing the protein MAVDLMSCGGGAGAYEQLAFQEAAAAGLRSLELLASSLSSPCAAGQRAESPPLGQIADQAVSRFRRVINLLDRTGHARFRREPAVAVAAVVEPQPPQKKALLTLDFTKPVPVPVPVPAAAPAVSGTSTSFLSSVTAGGGEGSVSKGCSLAVSSGKPPLPKRKLPCPSSTAAAAAPQQAQQHQHQHQHPTESAGAGGRCHCSKKKRSRQGVSRRTVRVPAAAAPGSHVPASSDIPGDDYSWRKYGQKPIKGSPYPRGYYRCSSAKGCPARKHVERAADDPAMLVVTYEGDHRHDAAGAVRSRAA